A segment of the Nitrospina gracilis 3/211 genome:
GACGGTGGGCATCAAATTGCGACTCATCCAGATTTTGCGTTACCTGGAATCGCAGATGGTGAACCTGGAAGACCTTCCTGCGGAAATGCTGGAAGCGCTGGCGGATCTGGACGAATTCTGCACGGAAACGCTTGAAAAACTTTCCGACCGGCTCAATCCGCCGGATGTGAAATCCATTCGCGACATGAGGATGACGCTCCACATGATCGGTCCCGACGCCGACCTCATCGAAGAAGACATCTACGACAATCTGGGAATCTACTGACCGGGCGGAGCCCGCCCCACAACGTGGGCAGGAGACGGTTTGTGTTTGGAACCGGCCCACTCCCCATCGTTTGCAAACGAAGCGTTACCCCTTTCGCCGAAGAGCCGCACACCGCGAAGAAAATTTTAAAAAATGACCGGGTTGGAGTACAAAAAGGAAGGGTTTACAACCCGACGGCTGTTGCGGGCGCGGTTATGGAAACGTACTCCCCTTTGAGGACATGACCCTGCGCACTGTGCACGCGCACGCGGGCGAGGTCGCCGGTCTGCAATGCGTCTTCCCCACCTGAGAAAATCACCATCCAGTATTCCGGATTGCGGCCTTTGAAGGTCATGTTCTGCCGTGAGGTACGGCTTTCAACCAATACCTCGACTTCCTCATCGAGAAACTTCTGGCTCAATCGATCCGTCAGTCGGGACTGCAGTTCGATGGTGGCGTGCAGCCGGCGTTTCTTCTCTTCGTCCGGAACCGAGTCTTCATACAACGCGGCGGGGGTGTTGGGTCGAGGGCTGTAGGCGAACATGTAGCTGTTGCTGTAGCCCACCTTCTCCATCAGCCGAAGTGTGTCCTCGAACTCGCTCTCCGTCTCGCCGGGAAAACCGACGATGATGTCGGTGGACAGCGCGATGTCCGGCACTGCGTCTTTCAATGCGTCGATCTGTTCCATGTACTCCGCCACGGTGTGACTGCGCCGCATGCGGTCCAGGATGCGGTCGTTGCCGGACTGCACCGGCAGGTGCAGGTGGTTGACCAGTTTGTCCAGATCGCGGAACGCCCGGATGGTTTCCGGTGTGAAGTCGCGCGGATGGCTGGTGGTGAAGCGCAAACGCTCGACGCCCGGAATTTCCGCCACGCCGTAAAGCAGTTCGTGAAACGCCGCCGGTTTTTCCAGGCCCCGCTTGCCGTAGGCATTGACGTTCTGGCCGAGCAGGATGATCTCCCTCGCCCCCTGGTCCACCAATTGCCGGACCTCCTCATAGATCTCCGACGCTTCCCGCGATTTTTCCCGCCCGCGGGTGAACGGCACCACGCAGAACGAGCAGAACTTGTCGCACCCCTTGATGATGTTGATGAAGGCACTGGGTCCGGGAGGCTTCACCGGCGCCACTACGGGGATGGAATAGTGTTTCTCGCGATCGAACTCCGTCCAGGCCAGCGGCCTGCCCTCGCGGCGGACGCGATCGACCGCCAGTGGAATGTCCTCCACCGCGTCGGGTCCGATGATGAAATCCAGAAACGGCATGCGTTTCAGCAGGAATTCCTGTTCCTGTTGCGCCAGACAACCCGCAAGGCCGAACAGCAGGTCCGGGTTCTGTTTCTTGAGCGGGCGGAACGAACCAAACAGCGAATACACCTTTTGTTCCGCTTTCTCCCGGATCGAGCAGGTGTTGACGAGAATGAGGTCGGCGTCTTCGGCGTGTTGCGTGCGGGTGTAGCCGGAATGGAACAGCAATAGCTCCATGCGGTCGGTATCGGCCACATTCATCTGGCAACCGAAGGTTTCGAGGTAAACGTGTTTCATGGCGGAAGATTGTAGCGGAATTGCCGGCTCATTCCAACCGGCATTTGGCACGGGGGAGCTGCGTCCCTCGAGGCTCGGGATTTTTTTTACCGCCCCAGGCAAAAAATAGGGGAAATTGAGGAAAAATCACCCAAGCCCTTTTTGCCGCGCCGCGGAGGTGCGGGCGGCTGGGAATCCCGCGCGCAGAAAGGAGATACGGCCCACCCGGCAGAGAATGCGGCGGATACAAGTTTGTTTAAATTTATATAAATTAATATTAATAAGAATTAATTCAAAAAAATTATTGACATAATAATAAATATTCAAGTATATTGATTAGCATCCGTAAAAATTAAATAGCATAACCATTCAAATCATGCGCAATTCGTCCCATTTTTTTAGCAAAAGGAGGGGAATATTGTGGCCAGTGTGAATAATGTCCGCAAAATCCGCGAGTCGAAGATGATGAGCAAGGCCGAGCTCGCACGGAAAGCCAGTGTCACCGTGCAAACCATCGACCGGATTGAAAAAGGGAACGATTGCCGCTTGGACACCAAACGCAAAATCATACTTGCACTCGGGTACAAACTGGGGGAGCGCTCGAAAGTCTTTGGGGAGGAAACGTCTGCAGACGACCGGGCATCCAGCCAGGTCAAGACCAAATCCAAATCCAAGGTCAAGGTGCGTCGCCAGGCCGGAAAGGGGAAAAGGCAGGCATGATTCCGAACGGAGTTCAACGGTTTCATCAGGCAACAGGGCACTGCCAACAAGGTCGCAGGTGCCGTTTCGAAATTAAGCAGGAGGAGGGGACCGGGTTTCCGGCTCGATGGACGGTTCCCGTAAAAAGCGCAACCTAACTCATACGCAGAGGACGTTACATGTTTCTTTCGGCCAAAACTCCGTTGTTGGCTATTGATATCGGGTCGCATTCCATCAAGGTCGCCCAGCTCGATGGGGATCCGGGAAAGTTTGAGTTGAAAAACTTCGGACTCATGCCCCTGGAACCGGAATCGGTGACGGAGGGAGTGGTGCGCGATGAAGAGCAGGTCTCCGACGCCCTCACACGCCTTCTGGCCGCGGAAAAGATTAATAACCGTTTCGCGGTTGTTTCCGTTTCCGGTGAGGCGGTGATGATCAAAAAGATCAAGGTGCCCGTTCTGCCGGAAGAAGACCTGGCTGAAGCCATCCAGGAAGAGGCGGAACAGTATATTCCCTTCGACATCGACGACGTGCGCATCGACTACCAGGTATTGGAACCCAGCGTGACTTTTGATGAACACGAATTTGAGGATGAGGAAGAGGAGAAACTGGACATCCTGCTGGTTGCCGTGCAGAACGAAATCATCGACAGCCGTCTGGCTGTGCTCGCGGCCGCCGGCCTGAAACCGGTCATTGTCGACCTCGACGTTTTCGCCATCGTCAACGCTCTTGGCAATTCCAGAAATGTGAAGGACATGGGTTCGGTGGCATTGCTTGATCTGGGGCATACGTTCACCCACCTCAATATTCTGATGGACGGCGTCAGCACCTTCACCCGCGACATACCGGTGGGTGGTGGGTTGTGCACGAAAAATCTGGTGAGCCGTTTTCAGCTGGAACCCAAAGATGCCGAGGCCCTCAAGTACGGCGTTCTGCCGGAAGAGGTGGAAAAGGACGATGTGATCAATGTCATCCTCGATTCTATCGATCCGATCATCGAGGAGCTCCATAAGGCTTTTGAGTTTTTCAGCTCTACCTCCAACAGTCAGGTGGAGAAGGTGTTTGTCATGGGAGGGGGTGCGTTGATTCCGGGGGTGGATGGATTTATCGCCGATCGCATGGCGGTGCCTGTGGAATTGTTCGATCCGTTTGAATCCATCAAGATTCCGTCGACTTTTGACAAGAAAGCCCTGGCGCACATGGCACCCATGTCCGCCGTCGCCATCGGGCTTGCTTCGAGACGGTTCGATTACCTGGAACAGATGGAGTCCAAGAAAAAAGAACAAAAGGTGAAATAATTCATGAATCTCATTCGCGTCAATCTATACGACTACCAGCGCATTGTCCGGGAAATCATCATTCAAAAGCTGTTTGCCGGCATTTTGAGCGCCGGCTTGCTCGCAGGCGTGGCCTGTTTTCTGGTGTGGGCATGGCAGCTGGTCACCGTTGCGCAGTTGGAAGGCGACATCGAGGAAGTGCAGTCCCAGGTGAACGCGTTGACCCCGGATTACCGGAAAGTTCAGAAACTCAAAAAGAAAAAGGACCGTTACGGAGACATCATCAAGGGAATCGACGGGCTTCGTACCAAACGAAGCCGAACGACCGAGTTGCTGGAAGACCTGGGGCAGAGCCTGCCGGACGGGGTTTGGCTGACGGTGGTGGAGCAGCGAACGCTGGACGACCTGGCGAATATCCCGGATCTTTTTCTCGGCGTCAACAAGGCTGCCATCAATGAAGCGAAGGCCAATGCGGAGAAGGAGGGGCGCGAACACGAACCGCACCAGTTTATCCAGATCACGGGTCAGGGGGACGACCACCAGGCTATCGTTCATTTCGTGGAGAGACTGAGAGAGCTGCCCTACTTCGATCATGTGATGCTGGCCCGGACTGAGCAGAAGTGGAAGAAGAATTATCCGGTCAAGGAATTCATCATTTACAGNNNNNNNNNNNNNNNNNNNNNNNNNNNNNNNNNNNNNNNNNNNNNNNNNNNNNNNNNNNNNNNNNNNNNNNNNNNNNNNNNNNNNNNNNNNNNNNNNNNNCTCAAACTCGAGGCCCCGCAAAAGGGATGATCCATGGATAAAATTTTTGACAAGATTCCATACGACAAACTGGATCGGTTCCAGAAACCCCAGGCCATCATGGTGGGAGCGGCGCTGTGCTTCGGCATTTTTATTGCCTATTACCTTTTAATTTACAGTGCCTACCAGGATGAGTATCGCGAACTGGAAACCAAGTTGAGTAAAACTGAGGACAAGCTGAAACTGTACCAGCAGGAAGTGTCGCAGAAGGAATTGATCACCAAACAGGTCGCCACGCTTTCAGGTACGCTGGTTGAAAAGAAACGCCAGCTTCCGTTGGTTGAGCAATTGCCCACGCTTTTGAACAAAATTTCGGATGTGGGCCGGTTCCTGGACGTGAACATTGTGACGTTCCGGCTGGATGAAGCGTCCGAAAAGAAATTTTACAAGGAAATCCCCATCACAATGACCATCACCGGGGATTACTACCATACGGCCGGATTCTTTGACACGTTGCAGAGCCTGTTGCGCATGGTGAATATTTCCAAGCTCAAAATGGTTCGGGAGACCACTCAGGTTCCGGTGAAGGGTGAAATGGGTGAGGCCCAACGGAAGTCGGTCCTTTTGTTGAAGACGGACATTCAAGCGAAAACGTTTGCATACATTGAAGGCTCCGAGAAAGAGGGTGAATAAAGCCATATGTGGAACGCGACGATGAAAACGCAGACACAATATTTAAACGGATTCCCTGACACCCGCGGTGTGCGCTGGTTCGTGGCGGCCCTGATGGCGGCCTGGATGGTCCTTGCCGTCTGGGTCCCGGAACTCCAGGCGGCCAGAACGCAAAACAAGACTTCACTCGTTCGGCAGTTGTTCGTGCTAAGCGGATCCCAGAAGGAAAAGGCTCTGGTGGCGCGCATGACCATGGAACCTTCCGTGTTCACCAACCCGAACCTGCTGTCATCTTTGGGGCTTTCAAAAGAGCACATCACCCTCATCAATGAAGTGTACGAGGGAGCGTTCAACACCAACGAGTTTTACAATACCAAATTCCGGGCCCTTCGAGATGGTTTCAACCGAACGCACATCCGCCGGGCCATCCGGTTTTTCCGTTCGCCGCTGGGGCGCCGCATCGCTGCATTGGACTCCAGCTATGTGAAGCGATGGGGCGAATACGAAAGCTTTCTCAAGCGCATCACGGCACACCCTCCGGACAAAAAGCGCCTGGAGTTGATGGACCGCCTGGAGAAAGCCAAGTCGCAGGTAGATTACGATATCAAATTCAAGGCATCCATGCTTCGTACGGTGGCGCCGTTGAACGATTTCTTCGCCGTAGGCAGCGCCGAGAAGCTGGTCATGAAGTTGAAGATGGAACTGCGCGACCATCAGCGGTCCTTGCACATCATCGACAACCTTTTCCGCTACAAAGCTCTCAGTGATCGTGATGTCGAACGCATGGTCCGGTTTTATGAATCGCCCGAAGGGCGCTGGTACAACCGTAGGGACCAGGAGGGCAACGCCGCAGGTATCTCCAAAATGAATCGGCGGGCGGAAAGGGCCTTGAAGGAAGTGGTGCGCCGGCTCAAATCCACGAAAGAAGATTTTGACACTCTCAAAGCCGTGTTCGCTCCCGGTCTGCGCTACATGTTCACGGACAAACGGGATCCCTTTGTGCCTCAGATTGATGAAGTGAATATAGAAGCCATACAGAAGCAGATGCAGGAAGACAAGGACCGGCGGAAACGCATGAAGGAAAGAATGGAAGAGAAACAGTTGTTCCGAAGCCGTATGGACCAGGAACTGGGAACCCTTCCGTCGATTCCTTACGAGGTCTACCGCGCAGTCAAACGAACGGACCCGAGACTCCATTCCGACCTCGAATACTATGCGGCGCTGTTTAAAAACAAAAGAGAACTGCGGGACATGAGCAAGGATGAGATCGTAGAGGAAATCAGCAATTACAAGAATCTGATTGAAAAGGCCAGTGGGGTTGGGTCCATGCAGATCGGGTCCGACCTGCAGAATGAACTGGGTCAATTGAAACTGTCCGGTCTCATCTGGAACGGCCAGGAGACCGTTGCCCTGGTGGAGACTCCGGATACTTTTGGACATACCATCCGCGTCGGTTCTCTGCTTGGACCGCGTTATGGTGTGGTCGAAGCCATTGATCAGGAAAAGATCACCATTATTGAACGTATCCGCGATTATCAGGGCAACATCCGGACCCAAACCCGATATCTGGAGTTTACTAAACCGGCCGATGAATGAGGAGCGTGTTGTGAAAACCAAAAACATGAAAATTCATATCTCTTGTTTGACCGCCGTCGTGATGGCTGTGTGCCTGACGGCGTTCCCGGTTTTCGGCGCCACGGGGGACAAGGGCCACGCCTCCGTCAAGCCGGAAAACATGAAGGGGATTTCTGTCACCAAATCCGGGAAAACCATCAATGGAAAAAAAGGCAAGGTTTGGAATGTCGCCCAGATGACCGAAGAGGCGCCCGCTTCGACCATAAATGAAATTCAGAACCTGACCGCAGACCAGCAAGGCGACGAAACCTCCATTCAACTCCAGATCAGCGGCTCGGTGAATTACACTGCCTTCAAACTGGAAAACCCGCTCCGCCTGGTGCTCGACTTTCCGGGTACGTCCCAGGGCATGTTGAGCGGAGCCATCCAGGTCAACAAGGGAGTGGTCAATACGGTCACCCCGACGTACTTTGAAGAAGCCAAAGTGCTGCGCTTGGAGATCGGTCTCAACCAGACCGCCAGTTACGAAATCGTCAAAACCGGACCCAACAGCCTGGACGTCCGCATTCAGGCGGCTTCCATGGAAGCAGGAAACAAGGACACCCGCACGGCCTCCTCGTTTGAGGAAGAAATGGGCATGACCAGTGGGCAACAGGAAGGCTCCCTTTACGAATCGGGATCCAAGGCCAGCGTGGAAGATACCTGCGGCAACCTGCTGGGCGGACAGAAAGAACGCTATACCTTCGACTTCCAGGACGCGAGCCTGAAAAACATTTTCCGTATCATTTCCGATGTCAGCGGGTTCAACGTTGTGTTGTCTCCGGATGTGAGTGGAAACGTCAATGTCCGCCTGGTTGATGTCGGCTGGAATACAGCTCTTGAATTGATACTGGATAACTACGGGCTTGCACGCAAATGCCAGAAAAACATCATTCGCATTGCACCCAAAGCGGCGCTCGAGGAAGCCAAGAAATCCGAACCGCTGGTGACCGAAATGATCCGCATCAGTTACGCGGACATCGAGGAGATGGTGAAAAATCTGGAAAAAATCAAGTCGATTGACCGGGGTCAGATCTCTTCCGACACCCGGACCAACACGCTGATCCTCACCGACATTGAGGACAAGATCGAGGAAATGGTGTCGGTGATCCGGACGCTGGATATCCGAACCCCGCAGGTCATGATCGAGTCCCGTATCATCGAGATCGCCCGGTCGTTCACCCAGGACCTCGGACTGCAATGGACGTTGAACAACAACATCGACGTGGCCAACCCGGGATTCCCGACCACGCTGAACGGCGAATTCCTGGTGGACCTCGCCACTAACGTAGCCACGCCCGCGGGCTTGTACACGTTGACCATGAGCGATGCGGACCACCAGTTGCAGTTGATCCTGGCCGCCGCGGAGAGCGAGGGCAAGTCGCGCACCATCGCCAATCCCAAGGTGACGACACTGGATAACAAGGAAGCCAAGATCCGCAGTGGCCGGGAGATCCCGTATCAGACTTTCTCCGCGAACGAAGGTACCAAGATCGAGTTCGTCGATGCGGAAATCAACCTGACGGTCAAACCCCATATCACGGCGGAAGAGGACGTCTACATGAAGATAACCGCGACCCAGAACCAGGCCGACTTCGGTCAGCAGGTCAACGGCGTACCGACCATCATCACCAAGGAAGCCAATTCCGAAGTGCTGGTGGACAACGGTGCCACGGTGGTGCTGGGCGGCCTTTTCCAGCAGGAAATCAACGAAGCCCGCGTGCGGGTGCCTTACCTGCACCAGATTCCGATTCTCGGATACCTCTTCAAGAATCGTTCGCAAGATGATACCATCTCGGAATTACTGATTTTCGTTACGCCCACCATCGTGCGGGAAAACATCGAATAGGATTCAATGAAAGTTTTGAGGATAGATCTGGCCGACAGGAGTTACGACATCCTGATCGGCCAGAATCTATTTGGCACCCTTGGGGACCGCGTGCCTTCGCTTGCCGGTCTGCGCCGCGCGGTGATCGTCACGCATCCTTCCATCCGCGCTCTGTACGGGCCTGCGCTGGAGGCCGGGTTGAAGCAGGCGGGCATCGAAAGCCGCGTTGTTGAAATTCCGGAGGGCGAGGCGCACAAAACGCTGGCCAGCGCCGAAGTGGTTTATGATCACCTGATGAAGAGCGCCTACGACCGAAACACACTGATGGTCGCTCTGGGGGGCGGGGTGATCGGTGACCTCACCGGCTTCGTCGCCGCAACCTATCAACGGGGCGTGCCCTTCCTGCAGGTGCCCACGACCCTGCTGTCGCAGGTGGACAGCAGTGTCGGCGGCAAAACCGCCGTCAACCACCCGCTCGGCAAAAACATGATCGGCGCGTTCTACCAGCCGCGCGCCGTCATCATCGACCTCAACACCTTGAAGACCCTTCCTCCCGATGAATTCCGCGCCGGCATGGCCGAGATCATCAAGTATGGGGTCATCGAGGACCCGGATCTGTTCCAGTATCTGGAAGACAACGTGGATGCGATCCAGGCGCAGGACCCGCAAACGCTCACCCACATCATCGAAACTTCGTGTGCCATCAAGGCGCGGGTGGTGGAGAAAGACGAGCGCGAAAGCAATTACCGTATGGTTCTGAATTACGGCCACACCGTCGGCCATGCCGTGGAAGCCCTCACCGGATACACGCAATTCAAACACGGCGAGGCCGTGGCAATCGGCATGGTCGCCGCAGCGCGCCTGTCGCACCAGATGGGATACTGCGACGCCGCCACGGTGGAGCGGATCACCAAGCTCATTGACCGCTACGGCCTGCCCACGGCCCTTCCGGAATTTCCCGCCCGCGCTTACATCGAGTCCATGTACCGCGACAAAAAAGCGCGCGAAAAGAAAATCCGCTTCATCCTCGTCCACACACTGGGCAAAGTGGAAATCGTGGATGCCGTCCCCGAGCCGGAACTTGAAAAAGTTTTGATTTCGAAGTGATTCCTCCGCGCAGGGTGGGCCCCTGCCGGTCCGCTTGACTTCCCCCTGCCATTTACCTATATTCCAATTAAGCGGTGTTTTTACCGCATTTTCTTTTCCAGGTCCCGAATTTTCAGTGAACCTGGGTCTTCATCGGTCCCCGGAGGGTTCCGGTCTGTGTCAACGATCGATCTCCTTTCGCTCCGCCAGTCTTATCTCAATGCATTTCCATCCGGAGGTGTTGAATGACTAAGGAATACAAAAACTATATCAACGGCAAATGGGTGGCCTCGTCCAGCGGCGAGATTTTTGAAAACACCAACCCCGCCAACTGCAACGAGGTGCTGGGCCGTTTTCAGAAATCGAACAAGAAGGACGTGGACAAAGCTGTCGCCGCCGCGGCCAAGGCCAAGAAAATGTGGCGGGAAACCCCGGCGCCCAAACGTGGCGAAATCATGTACAAAGTCGCCGAGCTGTTGGTGAAGCACAAGGAATCGCTGGCGCAGGACATGACGAAGGAAATGGGAAAGATCATCGCCGAGACGCGTGGCGACGTGCAGGAGGCGATCGACCTCACCTACTTCGCCGCGGGCGAAGGCCGGCGCATGGCCGGGGAAACGGTTCCTTCCGAACTCAAAAACAAATTCGCCATGTCGGTGAGGATGCCCCTGGGCGTCGTCGCCTGCGTCACGCCGTGGAACTTTCCGCTCGCCATTCCGTCGTGGAAACTGATCCCGGCGCTCATCTGCGGCAACACCGCGGTCATCAAACCGGCGGAGGACACGCCGCTGACCGTGGTCAACTTCATGAACATTTTCGAGAAGGCGGGGCTGCCCCCCGGCGTGGTCAACATGGTCACGGGTTTCGGACCCGATGCGGGTGCGCCGCTGGTCGAGCACAAGGATGTGGACATGGTGTCGTTCACCGGTTCCACGCAGACCGGCGCGGGGATTGCCAGCGCCTGCGCCCAGAGGATGAAGCAGTACTCGCTGGAGATGGGCGGCAAGAACGCCATCATCATCATGGACGACGCCAACCTGAGCCTTGCGCTGGAAGGGGTGATGTTCGGAGCGTTCGGCACCACCGGTCAGCGTTGCACGGCCTGCAGCCGCGTGGTCATTCACAAGAAGGTGGCGAAGAAGTTCACCGACATGCTGGTCGAACGGGCCAAAAAGCTGAAACTGGGCAACGGTCTCGATGAGAAAGTGGAC
Coding sequences within it:
- the miaB gene encoding tRNA (N6-isopentenyl adenosine(37)-C2)-methylthiotransferase MiaB, whose translation is MKHVYLETFGCQMNVADTDRMELLLFHSGYTRTQHAEDADLILVNTCSIREKAEQKVYSLFGSFRPLKKQNPDLLFGLAGCLAQQEQEFLLKRMPFLDFIIGPDAVEDIPLAVDRVRREGRPLAWTEFDREKHYSIPVVAPVKPPGPSAFINIIKGCDKFCSFCVVPFTRGREKSREASEIYEEVRQLVDQGAREIILLGQNVNAYGKRGLEKPAAFHELLYGVAEIPGVERLRFTTSHPRDFTPETIRAFRDLDKLVNHLHLPVQSGNDRILDRMRRSHTVAEYMEQIDALKDAVPDIALSTDIIVGFPGETESEFEDTLRLMEKVGYSNSYMFAYSPRPNTPAALYEDSVPDEEKKRRLHATIELQSRLTDRLSQKFLDEEVEVLVESRTSRQNMTFKGRNPEYWMVIFSGGEDALQTGDLARVRVHSAQGHVLKGEYVSITAPATAVGL
- a CDS encoding helix-turn-helix transcriptional regulator, which codes for MASVNNVRKIRESKMMSKAELARKASVTVQTIDRIEKGNDCRLDTKRKIILALGYKLGERSKVFGEETSADDRASSQVKTKSKSKVKVRRQAGKGKRQA
- the pilM gene encoding type IV pilus assembly protein PilM; the protein is MFLSAKTPLLAIDIGSHSIKVAQLDGDPGKFELKNFGLMPLEPESVTEGVVRDEEQVSDALTRLLAAEKINNRFAVVSVSGEAVMIKKIKVPVLPEEDLAEAIQEEAEQYIPFDIDDVRIDYQVLEPSVTFDEHEFEDEEEEKLDILLVAVQNEIIDSRLAVLAAAGLKPVIVDLDVFAIVNALGNSRNVKDMGSVALLDLGHTFTHLNILMDGVSTFTRDIPVGGGLCTKNLVSRFQLEPKDAEALKYGVLPEEVEKDDVINVILDSIDPIIEELHKAFEFFSSTSNSQVEKVFVMGGGALIPGVDGFIADRMAVPVELFDPFESIKIPSTFDKKALAHMAPMSAVAIGLASRRFDYLEQMESKKKEQKVK
- a CDS encoding PilN domain-containing protein gives rise to the protein MNLIRVNLYDYQRIVREIIIQKLFAGILSAGLLAGVACFLVWAWQLVTVAQLEGDIEEVQSQVNALTPDYRKVQKLKKKKDRYGDIIKGIDGLRTKRSRTTELLEDLGQSLPDGVWLTVVEQRTLDDLANIPDLFLGVNKAAINEAKANAEKEGREHEPHQFIQITGQGDDHQAIVHFVERLRELPYFDHVMLARTEQKWKKNYPVKEFIIY
- a CDS encoding type 4a pilus biogenesis protein PilO codes for the protein MDKIFDKIPYDKLDRFQKPQAIMVGAALCFGIFIAYYLLIYSAYQDEYRELETKLSKTEDKLKLYQQEVSQKELITKQVATLSGTLVEKKRQLPLVEQLPTLLNKISDVGRFLDVNIVTFRLDEASEKKFYKEIPITMTITGDYYHTAGFFDTLQSLLRMVNISKLKMVRETTQVPVKGEMGEAQRKSVLLLKTDIQAKTFAYIEGSEKEGE
- a CDS encoding pilus assembly protein PilP; translated protein: MKTQTQYLNGFPDTRGVRWFVAALMAAWMVLAVWVPELQAARTQNKTSLVRQLFVLSGSQKEKALVARMTMEPSVFTNPNLLSSLGLSKEHITLINEVYEGAFNTNEFYNTKFRALRDGFNRTHIRRAIRFFRSPLGRRIAALDSSYVKRWGEYESFLKRITAHPPDKKRLELMDRLEKAKSQVDYDIKFKASMLRTVAPLNDFFAVGSAEKLVMKLKMELRDHQRSLHIIDNLFRYKALSDRDVERMVRFYESPEGRWYNRRDQEGNAAGISKMNRRAERALKEVVRRLKSTKEDFDTLKAVFAPGLRYMFTDKRDPFVPQIDEVNIEAIQKQMQEDKDRRKRMKERMEEKQLFRSRMDQELGTLPSIPYEVYRAVKRTDPRLHSDLEYYAALFKNKRELRDMSKDEIVEEISNYKNLIEKASGVGSMQIGSDLQNELGQLKLSGLIWNGQETVALVETPDTFGHTIRVGSLLGPRYGVVEAIDQEKITIIERIRDYQGNIRTQTRYLEFTKPADE
- the pilQ gene encoding type IV pilus secretin family protein, giving the protein MKTKNMKIHISCLTAVVMAVCLTAFPVFGATGDKGHASVKPENMKGISVTKSGKTINGKKGKVWNVAQMTEEAPASTINEIQNLTADQQGDETSIQLQISGSVNYTAFKLENPLRLVLDFPGTSQGMLSGAIQVNKGVVNTVTPTYFEEAKVLRLEIGLNQTASYEIVKTGPNSLDVRIQAASMEAGNKDTRTASSFEEEMGMTSGQQEGSLYESGSKASVEDTCGNLLGGQKERYTFDFQDASLKNIFRIISDVSGFNVVLSPDVSGNVNVRLVDVGWNTALELILDNYGLARKCQKNIIRIAPKAALEEAKKSEPLVTEMIRISYADIEEMVKNLEKIKSIDRGQISSDTRTNTLILTDIEDKIEEMVSVIRTLDIRTPQVMIESRIIEIARSFTQDLGLQWTLNNNIDVANPGFPTTLNGEFLVDLATNVATPAGLYTLTMSDADHQLQLILAAAESEGKSRTIANPKVTTLDNKEAKIRSGREIPYQTFSANEGTKIEFVDAEINLTVKPHITAEEDVYMKITATQNQADFGQQVNGVPTIITKEANSEVLVDNGATVVLGGLFQQEINEARVRVPYLHQIPILGYLFKNRSQDDTISELLIFVTPTIVRENIE
- the aroB gene encoding 3-dehydroquinate synthase: MKVLRIDLADRSYDILIGQNLFGTLGDRVPSLAGLRRAVIVTHPSIRALYGPALEAGLKQAGIESRVVEIPEGEAHKTLASAEVVYDHLMKSAYDRNTLMVALGGGVIGDLTGFVAATYQRGVPFLQVPTTLLSQVDSSVGGKTAVNHPLGKNMIGAFYQPRAVIIDLNTLKTLPPDEFRAGMAEIIKYGVIEDPDLFQYLEDNVDAIQAQDPQTLTHIIETSCAIKARVVEKDERESNYRMVLNYGHTVGHAVEALTGYTQFKHGEAVAIGMVAAARLSHQMGYCDAATVERITKLIDRYGLPTALPEFPARAYIESMYRDKKAREKKIRFILVHTLGKVEIVDAVPEPELEKVLISK
- a CDS encoding aldehyde dehydrogenase family protein; the protein is MTKEYKNYINGKWVASSSGEIFENTNPANCNEVLGRFQKSNKKDVDKAVAAAAKAKKMWRETPAPKRGEIMYKVAELLVKHKESLAQDMTKEMGKIIAETRGDVQEAIDLTYFAAGEGRRMAGETVPSELKNKFAMSVRMPLGVVACVTPWNFPLAIPSWKLIPALICGNTAVIKPAEDTPLTVVNFMNIFEKAGLPPGVVNMVTGFGPDAGAPLVEHKDVDMVSFTGSTQTGAGIASACAQRMKQYSLEMGGKNAIIIMDDANLSLALEGVMFGAFGTTGQRCTACSRVVIHKKVAKKFTDMLVERAKKLKLGNGLDEKVDMGPLINDKAREKVHRYVQIGKDEGAKLLTGGNYANGKVLKNGWFYQPTVFADVDSKMRIAQEEIFGPVVGVIACSSFEEAVDIVNDSSYGLSSAIYTQDVNRAFKAIETLETGLTYVNASTIGAEIQLPFGGIKGTGNGHREVGIAALETFSEWKSVFVDYSGKLQKAQIDHD